AACTTAGAACAACATGAGAAAACttaagtggaagaagaaacggaaatttacaatcgaggattgcaagttctctatcTAAAGTactaaagaagaaaagaaaaatcagaaattgcATGTATATTCCATGTACATCTCATGGAAAAAATAACTTACacatgccttctatatttatagaaaagcatacaaccattcatgaagtaatatgtCACTTCATGAACCACAATATCGGTTCACAAATCAATGTCGATATTAAATCAGCTCATCCCAATAAttcagttaatataaccatattaaccgtaggtagttattgcataactaacaaaaccgaATATTACGAACATTGCAAAAACCAGCGTGAAAGTAGCGGGCCACGACAAAAGTCACGAGCCGCGACCTATGCTTATACCAAAACAGAAACTTTTTGCAATCTTAGgatattttcaattaattattaatttaattaatttatttgatttaattaattataatttccgATGACCATTATACGTTCTAAATGACAACAGTGGGAGATCCAGAAAATAAACGAGTGATATCTCGCTAGTCATACATGTGAAAGGCAATATACTAACCAACTCATTTTACGTATATTTACATGtaatatatgattttattttgaatcaCGTCAACTGGCTTCAGTGATATCACACTAGATCCGCCACCGGTCATGATAGGAATGAACTCGGAGCAAAATAGGATACCAACTCATTTCGGTTCCTTGGGTAATCTAACCCGAATGTTGTTGTCATAATAGGATACCAACCCAATGGCCAATCTCCAATTTCTTGCACGGATAAGCCTATAACACCTCTAGCTGATGACTCATCTCGATTTTCGACCCCAAGGAGGTTAAGAACTGATGAGATACCACTGGTTGTGAATGATTTCAGACTTGCTGCTAGGAATGCAATGGAAGCTGGTAAGCTTTTGTTGTAACTGAGAAAGATTTTGTAGGAGTTACGAATTGATTGttttaattaagcatatatGACTGTATGGTTCTTGTGGCTTTTAATTGTCCATGCTAAACATTCAGTTAATTTCAGATCGGTTAAAAATCAATCTTTGTGTTCACActtaacattaatttttacgTAATTTTATATTCAATTTGAAGTCAGGTTAAATCGGGTATGATTACAAAGTAGCGTAAATATcagggtaattatcgggtctgttttgaaACCCTCTACCTTCAGGTATTTGTATTACTAATGAATCCAGTATTAAATTTGGTTAAACACTCATCTTTGCATGTGTACATAATCAACTCAAGTGCAATTTTCAATGTTACTAGTATATGTTATacttaataatcaaataaatcaGGTGATGGACTAAGCAAATTTCTCCAGCAAGTGAAAGAGATAAAAAGCTATGATTATGCAACTTGTGGGTTGTTGTATCATGCTTTGATTGAATTACTGTTTGCATTGATTTTTTTCCGTTGAAAAGTCAATTCTTGAATCTGCACCACATAAGATGATAACTCTAATCCCTACTTGCTTGTCCTTTTTGAATAGTAGTTAAGTTTACTGTTATTATTGCATTAGGTTTAAGGATCAAGATCAACTATTCTAAATAGATATTTGATTGTCAATTCATCAGAAGTATGTTTTGCTTTAAGGTATGGTTGAATCAATGTATTATTGTGGAGGATCATGGCTGGTTCTCCAAAATTAGAGGTTTATTTGGGTCATCGGGTAGATTTCGAATCAAGTGTTTCAGGTCGGTTTAAATTGGGTTTTATGTCTATAttgatttacattattttaaattcattttaaagtcgGGTTAAGTCGGATTCGATTCAAAGGTCGGGTTAATATCGGATTATCGATTTTGTTTTGAACCCCTCTATCCAAAATAAGGGCTTCAAATATATAGAATTTCTTCACTTGGCTGTCACTAAAAAGCAATAGCCTGACGGCTGACAGGGGAAGCCGCAATATATAATGGTCCCATGAATCACACACCTCTCACAAAAAAACTATAAAGGGTCAGAACAGGCTCATAGCTCGTTTTGCCTATGTTTGGACTTTGGTCGAGACCAGAGGTGTTCAAAAGAGACTCGATAACCCGATTTTGTAATCGAATCAGATTTGACTCGACTTTAAAAATGAACCtgtaattatgtaaaaagcaaCATGAACACAATACCCGACTTTAAACCGATCTGAAACTTTTGATCCGAAATCAACCCaataacccgaatgaacacctctagtcgaGACAGTTTATGTGTCAAGTGTCAATCCACAGTTAGTATCAACTTTTAAGTCCAATGTCAAGTTTCCGTATCCATGTCGCTGAGTCAAGGATCTAATACACATCCTTGGCATGTTGTTACGTCCAAAGAATTTATAATCATGTAAAAAGCAATATGAACACAATATCTGACTTTAAATCGATCTGAAATATCTAATTGGAAATCAATCAAATGACCCGAATACAACTTTTAGTCGACGGTTAAGTCCAATGTCAAGTGTTGTATTTTATGTTGATGTCAGCGACAAGAAGCTATGAATGACAAGGAAAAGATATAAGCAATTCAATTCACAAACCAAACACTAATACACAACTTGGTAGTGTGTGGAAAATCTTCTaaatttttgttcattttatttGTCTCTTAATTTGCCTTGTATAGTCGAGAATACTTTCATTCTTGAAACAATGTGATTGTTAGTTTGCCTAATATATTATCATGATTCATGATCACCTAATGTAGCTGAGAACGTTTTTACGCAGGCTTTGATGGTGTAGAAATACACGGAGCTCATGGCTATCTAATCGACCAATTTATGAAAGATCAAGTAAACGATCGAACAGACATTTGTGGAGGATCACTCGAGAATCGTTGTAGGTTTGCTCTAGAGGTAGTAGAAGCCATTATAAAAGAGATTGGAGCAGATAGAGTTGGGTTTCGAATCTCTCCCTATGCCGATTATATGGAGGCAGGGGACTCGAATCCAGAAGCTTTAGGTGTTTATATGGCTAAATCGCTTAGCAAGTATGGAATTTTGTATTTCCATGCAGTCGAACCAAGGATGATAAACGTCGAAGAGAAAGAATGTTGCCACGAAAATCTATTATCGATGAGGAAAGCTTTCAAAGGTACTTTCATTGTCGCTGGAGGTTACGACAGAGAAGAAGGGAATAGAGCTGTTGCAAGTGGTTATGCAGATCTTGTTGCTTATGGTCGTTGGTTTTTAGCAAATCCAGATTTGCCTAAGAGATTTGAACTTAATGCTTCTCTTAATAAGTATCAGAGAGATACTTTCTACACTTCAGATCCTGTTGTTGGTTACACTGATTATCCATTTCTGGAGAATGAAATTTAGTTAAAGTAACATGATATGCTGTTGAGATATAATAGACTATGAGGATGTTCGGCAAACGAGTGAAGGGTCTGTTAGATATCCTTATTTAATCTTTTAGTTCCAGTTTTATTTTGTCAAGTAATTCAAGCCAAATTTTTTAATCCgtaaaattttagattattcTATTTGTTACTTTCACAAAGATTTTTGCATTTCATCTCATTTTCATCGTAATGTCCTTTCTTttgtataaaatttcaaaaatctaTGTGTGGTCCCTACATATTTCTCCCTTACAATTAAATTGAACTATTATAAAATATGTAATCAACAAAGAATCATACTcgaattttcattttattttatttatgtggtcaaaatttaaataaaaagccTGCTTTCTAAAGAAgttaaaatgttgaaaaaagaaaaatcgtTGCATGATCACAATGAATATCAAAACTAATGCTCAACCAGCAAAATTACATTTACAATATTGCTTCAATATTTGAATTTCTgcaattcacaaaagaaaaaaaaaaaatcgacaCATTTGTATAATACCTCATAAACTTGGATCTGCCTTGAGCTAAAGCAATCCTAAATTTGTTGTAGCCTTCTATTAAGAAGATTTTCAacgataaatttaaaattctacaCATCAACTTATATTAATtggtaatttttaaaataatcctACTGAAAACTATCTTTACAATTACTGTGAGCCTTGCACATCCGAGCCACGCTGATGCCTTGCTACCATCTGAGTATATTGGAACCGAGCTTTCCTTGAATAACTCTGGTAAGCCTGATTAGAGTAGAAAGGAACCAAAACATTGAATCAACTGCATATAGAGTAACAAACATAAGCACTTGGAAAACTACCTTAGGTCATAGCTTAGATGGACTAGTTGTTGCTTGATTGACGAGCTCTCTTCGAAGGATCTTCCCTGATGGATTCTTAGGAATAATATTGACAAAAGCAACACGACGTATTCTCTTATATGGACTAACCTGTAAAGAAGTGAAAAGTCTTATCATGATTTCACACAAATCAAAAGTACGGTAGCGATTAACAAGAGTTATTTATGACAAGTTCTTGGTACATTGTCGATCAAAACTAAAGCTCCAAAGAATCGTTCACATCCTtagaaatgatttttttaatttgaatagtaatCGGTTTATCCCAATACTAAAGCCCTAATGCAAACCAATACACTTTCAGAAAAGCAAGTAACCAGTTTTGGCAAGGTAGCATAATACACTCCTACTTATACCGGTGATCAAGCAAGTTCATCCTTCTTGAACATTTTCAAGATATAACAATAAGCCAATGTAGTTATCCTGATGAAATATTGTAGAACAAAACACAAGAATGCATGATAATGCAATATAGAAGAATAAAACACAGGAATGGCTTCCTAATGTAGAATAAAATTTAAGCCCTAAAATCACATGATTACACCAACCTTAAGTTTCATTAGCATCATGAGTTGCCGAGTGTGTCATCAGCTAAGAGAAAACACATACCTGTTTCGCTACAAAATCCATCACTTGAGAAGCAGTAATGCTGCTTTCTGGTTTTCTCACAATGTATGCCATGGGTATTTGTCCAGCTTCTTCATCTGGGTAACTGCAGTTAATGGACACAAGATTCATAACACACAATATAAAGGTTAAAAGTAGTACAAAATGAGGATGATTTAACCAAAAAAATGAcctataaaaacataaaaacataacaaaaataatttaacataCTTCCTCCGTAGTTTTCTTGCATCCAAGTACAGCTGCACACTGTTAGAGCAAGTACCAAATCACCCTTGTATGGAGGGTCTTCGGGGTGCCGTGATGAGGGTGGAACGAAGAACACGAGTACGGTGCATAAGAGATGCATTGGTCAAGGCAAGGCTCGAGAAGAAGGTTGCACGACCAAGGAAGCATCACAGCACGTGGAAGCAGCCTGCTGACTGAGGCACTCGATTGGTCGAGCGAggttggctcggtcgagcaagagTCGAGCAGTTTACCAGGGTAAGGTCAGAATGTCCAGAGAGctcgctcgactggtcgagcacaCTTGCTCGGTCGAGCGTCATACAGGGGCATTCACTCGCGTATTCTGTTTTTGTTGCGGAAATGTTTGGGCTTTATGCATTGGGTCCTAAGGCTTCTAATATGTGCTAGGCTATATAAGAGGGCTTAGAACATCATTAGAAGGGAGGTGAGTGAGGCTACATAAGAGAGAAAGCTAGGGTTAGAAAGCACAAGAGTTTTCTTCTAGTTTATGGGTGATATCCATTGTTGAATGGAATCACTATCTTGAGAGCTTGTACTTAAGTCTGTTTGgttagtcattaatgtattgttgaataGATTAATGAAAGTAATCATCTTTTGAGGGAGAGGTACCAAAGATAACTCATAACACATTGTGTTGATTGTTTGTTGCTCTCTTGTTTACTCTCTGTTTTTTCACTCATCTTCGAACCATAATTCTACCACTGTTGGATCCGAACTATTCTCTTTCACACACAATGGAGAAAATGGTGAAAATGGTGGAATGTTCCAATAGTTTCTTAGCTTATAATGGCATAAAGAGCAAATGATGGTGCATTAAGAAAgataaacaaaattttatgtGGAAAGTATCGTTAATTTCGTTTGATACTTGAGAAATTTTCAATTACGACCTTGTTTCTATGGATTAAGAGACAAATGGTGGGGCACACAAATAATGCAGGGAAGATAATAAAAGTGGGCTTTTACCAAAAAAGGTGCAAGTAATACTAAACCTATGAAAAAAAAttgtgcaagtaaaaaaaaggtaaaagcaCTAAATAGCACAAAGGAAAACAAACAATTTGCCAGAAAAAGAAAAGGCGAATCTGGAGAAACAAGCCAGTGAAACATAGTTCGctagttagttcgccttttagattcgcaattcgctcaaaatggttcaaaaatagcctaaaacccaCCAAAATCCGCTTTTTTCGATTTGCTATTCATAAGGtcattagcgaatcatgtgatacTGAAACAAGCTcatgaattaaatttctttaaaaattaaTGGATGCATGCAGAGATAACTTTTAGTACAATAAATATTCATCCTAGTAAGAAAAGGATGTAAAAGTAGAAGGCCGATAAACTCATGGGTGCACAAGAAAGAAAGACAGGCTACTAACGGAATCACAGCAGCATCAGCAATTTCCGGGTGCGAAAGAAGCAAGTGTTCCAACTCTGCTGGAGGAACCTGGCAACAGAAAATTAATTGATTCTGTGATCATGTGAAAAAAACAGACACGAAGTTGAAAAAACAAGCCTGTTCATTATAAAATGGCTTATCTTGTTACCTGATATCCCTTGTATTTGATCAATTCCTTTAACCGGTCAACAATATACAGATATCCATCAGAATCAAAGTAACAAAGATCACCAGTCTTTAACCACCCATCAGGATAGAAAGTTGCAGCAGTAGCCTCCTTGTCTCCCACATAACCTACAGCCATCACCGTTGCTATTAACCATAAAAGTCGAATGATCAGATTTAACTAAAAAATGAACCAACACCTAAGAGAACTTGCCCTTTCACATAACACAAAATAGTAATAGAAAACTAGATAAGATCATAAGACTTAAGAACAATTatacaaattataataaaaaaaaaccaccAACGTTGTTCCCATTGTACTAGTTAATGCATTAGAGTGAGCCTGAATGGAACTCCCATAACTATCAATCTGTTGCGGCaatgatattttcaaaaattactCCAGAGAGCTGGTACAAGAAAAACATTGCTCAGACAAGCATTATTTGATGTCAAGAATGGGTTTTGAGCGCTTGACAAACGTCTCTTGCAGTGCATCAAAATATTAGTATGTCTGATGGGCGAACCGAAGGAATACTGCCAGCAGTAGAGTTCTAGTAAAAATCTAAGGTTGCACAATTTTAAAAGTTGATTATAAAGTAAATGCAAGCAGTGATCTAATTAGTAAAACGAAGATTAACGAATCAGTCGACGAAGTGGAAAACAAATTGCGCTCGATGATATGataaaaaccaagaaaattcaAAGGTATCATTCACCAAAGATTTACAAGGATCTACATGACATTTCTCTAAGAATACAAGGCCCAATAGCAGATGTCTTCACTTTGTAGAATAATAAATTTAGCTTTCTTGAAAACATACGGGGAACAGGAATCACAAAGGTCGGAGTTCAGAGTTCAGACATCTTTAGAAGTTCTTCAAACAAAACTCCTAAATTAAAAACAGTAATGGAATGGGAATTTCAAATTCAtatttgtgacaaacaaatccTAAGTGATTCAAGtcacaataattttttcaattgaaATCTACGCAGTAATTCTTTTAAGAGTGAAGCATTTGTTGAACATAAGAAACCGATTTGAGAATTCAGACAAGCTTTGAAATCTTCTCCAAGACCATTTTAAGTGGTTGACAAGCCTGTTCACATTTTTCACTACCACCTAATATCACCTCTCTATATGGTAAgccattggaatgaattttgggaagaaaatgagataattgaagtAGAATATTATGACCATTAAacttggcaaaatattttcctaccaaaattacaAGAACTACCATTATCATTACTGAAAAAACGATGCttatattagagttcgaacaatgtgtttcaaactccaatattgccaagatcgaatgtatgaggttttgtgacaaacaaattacgctatcaatgatatcgatgtttgtaggagaaagtaatgcaataaaatgacacaaaaatttaacgaggttcacccaacttaggctacgtcctccggtgtgtagtatctcttatattatcaaaggagttcaaagaactctcaaatat
This Amaranthus tricolor cultivar Red isolate AtriRed21 chromosome 13, ASM2621246v1, whole genome shotgun sequence DNA region includes the following protein-coding sequences:
- the LOC130797683 gene encoding 12-oxophytodienoate reductase 2-like, yielding MSTNSEVIPLCTSYQMGTFNLSHRIVLAPLTRNRSYGFIAQPHAILYYTQRATNGGFLISEACGISPTAQGYPDTPGIWTKEHVQAWKPIVDAVHAKGSVFFCQIWHGGRVSNHGYQPNGQSPISCTDKPITPLADDSSRFSTPRRLRTDEIPLVVNDFRLAARNAMEAGFDGVEIHGAHGYLIDQFMKDQVNDRTDICGGSLENRCRFALEVVEAIIKEIGADRVGFRISPYADYMEAGDSNPEALGVYMAKSLSKYGILYFHAVEPRMINVEEKECCHENLLSMRKAFKGTFIVAGGYDREEGNRAVASGYADLVAYGRWFLANPDLPKRFELNASLNKYQRDTFYTSDPVVGYTDYPFLENEI